GATAGTCAGTGGAGGTACTGTGGTTCTATTGGTTTTCCCCCCATTATGGTCTTCATCCCTCAGACCGCTGGGGTCCTGCTAAAAGAGGTGAGGGgactgttaccatggaaactaAGAGGCAAGAGTAAGTACCTGGGTTCATGTGTGCGAATGTGCTTTACTTCCTCTCTGATTTTCATTATCGTTCTGTGAAATACGCCAAAATAGGCATCATGCAGTTGTTTGCTTTGAGATTAACTGGCACTATGGTGATAGATGTGATGAGCTCTAGTTGTTGCAGTACATTTGTCTGGCAAATTGTTTTCTACTATGAAGTGAAATGAAGTCCTTGTTTAAGCCAATCTGTGAATTAAAACTGTTGATGTTTGACTGTTTTGAATTGATACTCTGCTGGTTTTTCATACAATTTGCTAAATGTGGCATTGTGATATGAGGGCCAGTCTGATTAGGGACCCTGTGTGTTTCTAGGGGTCACgctgtgttgctgttgtgtgGCAATATCTACTGTTAGAAGTGGTGCTTGTGGTCTTCCATCGCTAAGCCAGGTCAGCAGGCAATTACCAGTTTGACTAAACAGCATGAATCAGTCTGTTGTTGCATCTGTCCATTGCATGGAgtgtgttttttggttttacaggcatgtatgcatgtgtgtgtgaaaacaaaattcaatttacagacttgtgtgtgtgtgtgcgtgtctaaCCTTTGTGCTATGGTTGGTGATTGCAGGTAATCCTTCGAACAGCCAAAGCAAAAAAACCATAAAGCAGCGATTCCTCAAGCTGCTGCCATGCTGCAATCCCTCGGTTACCCCCTCAATCAGTCAAAGCAAGTGCTCCTTCACTCTCTATACATCTCTACTTCATTGCATGTGTCCAGCCTCTTTAGTGAATTAAAAAGATTCATACAGACACTTGTGTGGATGCagtcatgtactgtacacacagccACCGACACCATACAGGAACACACTCAATCCCACAAACGCTAAAACACTCTGGTATTATTGCTGTTCTGTGTTCTGGGCAAtggaacatgtgtgtgtgggtgtgtgtgcgtgtatgtgtgtcctaTCACAGAGCTTCCAGGCTGATAAGAGATTAAAGTTAGGTCAAAACTTGTAGGTTCTAGAGGTTCAAGAACGTAAAATATATGACATTTGCTATGAGTTGACAGTTATTTTGGGAGAAACAGATGGAATGAGAATGGGATGAAGAATATCTGTTAGTGACCGCGTCTccacacctttttaaaatgtctgttctTTACCATTTTCACGTTCTTTACCATGTTCATTAATGTTCTTCAGTATAAGGCTCTCCCCAGTTTCTTTAGTGTACTTGAGCTTGAGCTTTCAGAAAAGAAATTCAGTTATTTTATAGATGCTTTACTGACCATGTTTTGCTTTGTGATATGAAGTGCTGTAGCTTATGCTGGAACAAAGATGTGTGGAAACTGCTTGCCATAGTAACCTCACAATTATGTACAGAaaattgcatttatattttgattcaGTGATAAAACAATGATTGACATTCTTGTAAACAAAGGATATTATTTTACTATATGTATAAAGTATAAGACTTACTTGTTACTTACTTGCTACTGTTTGATGAGCTCAATATCAGTTTGATGACTTCATTACAATATGTTGGCCAGGTCATGGCTGCCGTGGAGGTTGGTGTGGGTGTAGTGATGAAAAATACTAACTGATACTGGTCTTTCCCTCACACAGACAGCGTGGAAGATGACTTTGAGTTATCCACTGTGTGTCATCGCCCTGAAAGCATGGACAAGCTGCAGGAGCAGACTAAGTTCACCAAGAAGGAGCTGCAAGTCCTCTACAGGGGCTTCAAAAATGTAGGTCTGGCTGAAGAAGAGAGTGAtgaggcaggggagagagactgcaaatcaacaaataaactgaaaactaaAAATCTGGTTATACCAGAGTTAAGAGCAGTATCAGTCTGGCAAGAGCTGACGTTACTGTGTAGTCCTTTTATATATTCTGTGCAAGGTGGGAACTAATGAGTTTTCTCAATTCACATTTGTATCCCAGGAGTGTCCAAGTGGTGTGGTGAATGAGGAGAACTTTAAGACCATTTACTCCCAGTTCTTTCCGCAGGGAGGTGAGTTGTCAACTCCTACCACTAAACCTGAAGAGCTTCAACTGTGTCCACAATACTATAGTTTACACCATTCTTTCTATCTTCATTCATTTCAGACATAAAAGTGTAAATAACATAATTTCTTTGATTCTGTAGAGCTACACATGGAGCTTTTCATCATCACAATGTAATGAACTAATTAACTCATTATAAATCTGCCCTGCTGAACTCTAGTTCTTGCACTGCAAAGAGGCGAggcaatatttcatttcataataTTTAGGTTGATGAAATGTTATCCTCTCGCCTCCAGTTGTATTTGAAATGATTCTTATATCTAGGCTATTTTTAGCCTGCTGCTAATCCTAGCTGTTCGAAGACTTTGCCTCATGTTTCGGGGGCACAAGGGTTACTGTAAGTCTCTACCTTTGCAGATTCAAGTATGTATGCACATTTCCTGTTTGAAGCCTTCGACACTAACAAGAACGGTTCAGTTAGTTTCGAGGTGAGCTCAATTCTTATATCGGCTTCCTTTTAGAGATAAAAGCAAATGTGTGCTCCAGTGAAACTTGCCACCACAGCTGTATCCACAAAAATATGTATTCCCTCTAAATACCTGCCCACAGAGATTAGTACTATGATAAAGATTTGACTTCATTTACTGTGTCAAGATTTAAGTAATGCCGAAACAATACAGTAAACTGTTCCCTTTCTATCTCAGGACTTTGTATTTGGCCTGTCTATCATCCTGAGAGGGACTGTTAATGACCGGTTAAACTGGGCGTTCAACCTCTATGACCTGAACAAGGATGGATGCATTACCAaagaggtaacacacacacacacacacacacacacacacacacacacacacacacacacacattaggtTACTCTGTTCTTAGGTTGCTCTGAATTACTTGCAGGGCTGTAGCTACTAATGAGGGCTATGAGATAATGTCCTCAGTATTTTGGGGGATGTGGAGGTTTTGGCGATCTGTTACTATATGTACATTTCAATTTCGGTGTAAATCAGGTGCGAATTTGTCTGCCAGGATATTGATCACTGACTAcatcaacttttattttgaaatttagaATTCGGCTCCAGTATGTCAAACATACCCCTGTGGTAAATATGGCCTCATATAACTATGATATAACCAACTTCTTTTTGGGTGCGAAAATGGTCACAGATGTCATATTTAactaacaaaatgaaatgaaattaacaGTGTATAATATACTTCATAGTAGTTTGTCATATTAATCAAAcaaggcaaaaataaataaataaaacaactacTTATTATCCAAAAAATATTGTATGTAGGACTAGGACTAGGAACATGACCTGTCTACAGCCCAgcttcaaagtgttttttttatgttgtccAACCATTTCTACATCCTCAATAATATTTTCTCCCTTCTTGTCCTTCACTTTCCAGGAGATGTTGGACATCATGAAGTCTATCTATGACATGATGGGGAAGTACACATACCCCAATATGCAGGATGATGCTCCAAGAGAACATGTGGAGAGCTTCTTCCAGGTCAAActagttaaaagttaaaaccaCAGAACTATTACTGATAGAGATTTTGTTCTATAAAAGAAGATAATGTACAAAATtcttgaatatacagtataatagtcCATATATAATATGCAGTGgttgtgaaaaagtgtttgcccccttcctgatttcttattttattgcatgtttgtcacacttaaatgtttcagatcatcaaacaaatttaaatattagtcaaagataacacaagtaaacacaaaatgcagtttttaaatgaaggttgttattattaagggaaaacaaaatccaaacctacatggccctgtgtgaaatagtgattgccccctaaacctaataactggttgggccacccttagcagcaacaactgcaatcaagcgtttgcaaaaacttgcaatgagtcttttacagcgctgtggaggaattttggcccactcaactttgcagaattgttgtaattcagccccattggagggttttcgagtacaaactgcctttttaaggtcatgccacagcatctcaataggattcaggtaaGGACTTTGAccaggccactccaaagtcttcattttgttcttcttcagccattcagagaccccacaacatcATCcgaagaactgcaggcctcacttgcctcagttaacgtcagtgttcatgactccaccataagaaagagactgggcaaaaaaacagcc
This region of Siniperca chuatsi isolate FFG_IHB_CAS linkage group LG11, ASM2008510v1, whole genome shotgun sequence genomic DNA includes:
- the LOC122883962 gene encoding Kv channel-interacting protein 2-like isoform X1 is translated as MKAKNRDQSLSDSREMDGSYDQLTGNPSNSQSKKTIKQRFLKLLPCCNPSVTPSISQNSVEDDFELSTVCHRPESMDKLQEQTKFTKKELQVLYRGFKNECPSGVVNEENFKTIYSQFFPQGDSSMYAHFLFEAFDTNKNGSVSFEDFVFGLSIILRGTVNDRLNWAFNLYDLNKDGCITKEEMLDIMKSIYDMMGKYTYPNMQDDAPREHVESFFQKMDRNKDGVVTIEEFIESCKKDENIMQSMQLFDNVI
- the LOC122883962 gene encoding Kv channel-interacting protein 2-like isoform X5; this encodes MSQCRKRCKRQLTKVARYFYHFLMGTLTQDSVEDDFELSTVCHRPESMDKLQEQTKFTKKELQVLYRGFKNECPSGVVNEENFKTIYSQFFPQGDSSMYAHFLFEAFDTNKNGSVSFEDFVFGLSIILRGTVNDRLNWAFNLYDLNKDGCITKEEMLDIMKSIYDMMGKYTYPNMQDDAPREHVESFFQKMDRNKDGVVTIEEFIESCKKDENIMQSMQLFDNVI
- the LOC122883962 gene encoding Kv channel-interacting protein 2-like isoform X4, whose protein sequence is MLSLDGLEMIAVLVVMGLFIKVLEQFGMFEPVGGEDSVEDDFELSTVCHRPESMDKLQEQTKFTKKELQVLYRGFKNECPSGVVNEENFKTIYSQFFPQGDSSMYAHFLFEAFDTNKNGSVSFEDFVFGLSIILRGTVNDRLNWAFNLYDLNKDGCITKEEMLDIMKSIYDMMGKYTYPNMQDDAPREHVESFFQKMDRNKDGVVTIEEFIESCKKDENIMQSMQLFDNVI
- the LOC122883962 gene encoding Kv channel-interacting protein 2-like isoform X2; the encoded protein is MHLFFQDKWEVEGLQTVGILLVVCSSLKLMHFLGLIDLSTAGKRNDSVEDDFELSTVCHRPESMDKLQEQTKFTKKELQVLYRGFKNECPSGVVNEENFKTIYSQFFPQGDSSMYAHFLFEAFDTNKNGSVSFEDFVFGLSIILRGTVNDRLNWAFNLYDLNKDGCITKEEMLDIMKSIYDMMGKYTYPNMQDDAPREHVESFFQKMDRNKDGVVTIEEFIESCKKDENIMQSMQLFDNVI
- the LOC122883962 gene encoding Kv channel-interacting protein 2-like isoform X3, coding for MHLFFQDKWEVEGLQTVGILLVVCSSLKLMHFLGLIDLSTADSVEDDFELSTVCHRPESMDKLQEQTKFTKKELQVLYRGFKNECPSGVVNEENFKTIYSQFFPQGDSSMYAHFLFEAFDTNKNGSVSFEDFVFGLSIILRGTVNDRLNWAFNLYDLNKDGCITKEEMLDIMKSIYDMMGKYTYPNMQDDAPREHVESFFQKMDRNKDGVVTIEEFIESCKKDENIMQSMQLFDNVI
- the LOC122883962 gene encoding Kv channel-interacting protein 2-like isoform X7 codes for the protein MFHLVLRFYGQMMADSVEDDFELSTVCHRPESMDKLQEQTKFTKKELQVLYRGFKNECPSGVVNEENFKTIYSQFFPQGDSSMYAHFLFEAFDTNKNGSVSFEDFVFGLSIILRGTVNDRLNWAFNLYDLNKDGCITKEEMLDIMKSIYDMMGKYTYPNMQDDAPREHVESFFQKMDRNKDGVVTIEEFIESCKKDENIMQSMQLFDNVI
- the LOC122883962 gene encoding Kv channel-interacting protein 2-like isoform X6 produces the protein MKAKNRDQSLSDSREMDGSYDQLTDSVEDDFELSTVCHRPESMDKLQEQTKFTKKELQVLYRGFKNECPSGVVNEENFKTIYSQFFPQGDSSMYAHFLFEAFDTNKNGSVSFEDFVFGLSIILRGTVNDRLNWAFNLYDLNKDGCITKEEMLDIMKSIYDMMGKYTYPNMQDDAPREHVESFFQKMDRNKDGVVTIEEFIESCKKDENIMQSMQLFDNVI